The genomic interval AGAATTTCGTAAAACTTAGATATCATTGAATTAACATTATCTAGTGTACCTAAAGTTTGAAGCCAATCAATATTATCAAGATACGTTCTAATAGAATCGTAGTCagcttttttataattgtgtgaAGTTTTAGGCTTGGTTTTAAGAGGAATATTTGTGGGCATTATTTTTAAGACAATTTCTAATGGTGGGTGCAAAGTATCTACATTGCGTATGGGAAATTGACTTTCACTAATGTTCATGGTTATGTTAGATAGAATTAAGTCTAAAATTTTTCCACttctgtttttaatatgattatattggTTTAGGTCGTGTAAGGCAAAGAAATCTATTAGGCAACTTTTAAGGAGACAATTTGTGTGGTTCCTTGGGGATGTGTACTGAACATTAGGTTGGATTTCCCATGATATAGAACTCATGTTAAAGTCACCAAGTAATAGAATCGAATTATTTGGAACATCCAAGTTGttatcatttattgttttagttgcattattaataaaaacgtctAATGTGTTGTGAGTAACTGGTGGGGGAATGTATACTGCGCAgatatgtaaatgttttgttatgaCCTCAGAATCGAGTTCTATTGTGACCCATAAGTCTTCGCATTGACTCTCCCATCCAAGTTGTCTGCGTGAACTAAAGCCATCCTTTTTTACCGCTATCAAAACTCCACCACCAATTTTCTTATTGTTAGAAATGGAGGACGTTTCGCGATCacgtctatatatataatatctgtcATCGAAGATCTCAGCATCGTGTATACTATCATTGAGCCAAGTTTCCGTTAGTACAATGATATCATAAGTCGAGTTAAGGACTTCTTTTCGTACTTCAGTTAAGCTTAAACGAAGTCCTCGgacattttgataataacaggttattgaatcgaatttttcaattaatgtacCATAACatgtctattaataaaatttagttacgATAAATTTAAGAGAGATTCtgaactttttataattttgtagtcAGACGACTTTGACTTCCGCATAAAAACTCGACCGTTCTTAATCCAGACGAATTCATATTTGAGTTCCTTAGCTTTAATGCGTGCCTCTGCGTGTAGTGCCTTTGTAGCCGGTGGGAGATGTTCGGTAACATATATAGGTTGTTTGTTTCCTCCGATGCCTAAGTGGCTGGTATTTAATTTGTCCTCCTTACATTTCGCTTGTTTGTTAAAGGCTATAGTTGCCGCTAGAAAATTGTCCCGTACTCTTGGACTACTAAATTTGACTAGTACAGAACGTGGTCGGGGGCTCTCCTTGTTGATTTTCATTATTCTACTGCAGCTCTGTATGTCAGTATCTGATAAGTTATACTTTACATTAGCGGCCAGTTGTTTCACTGTAGAGGTGATATTTTCAGATCGGTGCTCAGGAATGCATTGGATTTCTAGGTTGCTGGCTCGGGATTGATTTTCAACTAAAGTGAGTCTAGTCTGTAAGTCATTCACTTTGGAGTgtagtgttttattttctaaCTGTAGGGTTTTAATTACTTCATTTCTAGCGGATAAATCTTTCTTGATGTTTTCATATTGATCTTCCAGGAAATTTATAGACGCAAGAACTTCGTTCGTTTTTGTGGTGAATTCATCCAGTATGCTTTTTTTGAAAACGTCTAGCAAACTTTTCATTTCTTCTCTGACAATATACCGGACTTCATGTAGTGGTAGGTCGgatgttattttttcaataacctTCCTTTCATTATCTTTAATGCGAAGAGTAACATTGCAAGTCTGGTTGTCATGATCCTCTGAAGTAGTAAGCGAGGTTCTAATAGGTGTGTTTGTGTTGTCTCTTTTAGGTCTAGCACAAGTTGGACACAGCCATGTAGTTTTGTAATTTTCGGACAGTTCATTGAAACAAGTTTTAGATGTTGAAATACAGTTATAGTGATATCGTTTTTTGCAACCGTAACATGACATCACCTCAGTTGAATTAGGAGATCGAAGACAgcattctaatttttttttagaagacATTGtaagctttattatttaatctcaGTAATAATTTTgctcgaaaaattaaaaattctaagtATTGTTTGGAATCGATCTTAGGCCCTCCGGAACGAGGAGCATTTAATTCATACGCTCACCGTAACGCGCCAGATTATGTTTAGTAATCTTGGCAAAAAAACGGCTTCGTATGTTTCACAGAATTTGTGATATGATCTTGAGCGGTAGAATTATTGAGATCGTTTTAATGACTACCTTACACCACTTTATTTTTACACTGATGCACTTATGTTTTAATACAttgtttattaacttatttCCAATTGTTTTTCaccaaaaaatgtaatgtatgctACCTTTACAAATGGTAAATGCACTAGGTAGCTTTTTACTTAAAACACCGACGAGAATACTCGataattactgttttttttaattattttatacggaGCCGACGTGACGCGCGCGACACCGAAATACGTAACCCGATTAGAGTTGTCCGAGGTCAGACCTAGTGATTTGCAAGTGTGCCATCGCCTGGGAGTTCATCAAGGTAAACCGAGGCCTATTTTAGTCAGgtttaacaattataacatGCGCCAACTTGTATGGAATTCTAAGACTTCACTCAAAGGGTCCGGCATTACTATATCAGAATTCCTTACGAAATCCAAACATCACGTTTTCATGGAAGCGCGAAAACATTTCGGCGTTAATAGCTGCTGGACTTCTGATAGCAAAATTATCATACTGCTCCCTGACAAGACGCGAAGAAAAATTGAAGTTATGTCCGATCTCCAAGCTATTATTTCAAAGTTCTCTTCCTCTTCGAAGCAAGACTCGCCCGATCGTCCGGTTATCAAGAGTGCCGACAAGGAAACGGAAATGCCGTTCGTGAAATCTCCTAGAAAAGTTAGGCGCAAACTGTAACTTAGGTATTGTTTTCGTACAGccactatttaaaatattttaaatactttaacgtAAACGTACCTCTTCACTTTGATCGGGTTACatcgtttagtttttttatgtcttTCGCTGTAGGGtaactaaactttttttttgtaattcctttgtgtaataatttatttgttattattaatttactttttaaattgctcCTTCGTAATTTGCACTACTCATTGTCATTGTACGTAACATACGATATCGGGATGTCATGGTTACACATGacatgacattttaatttttaatatggattatGCCGATCTACTCAACATTAGTTCAAATTCTTACTCTTCTTCTTGTGATGAATTTTTTAGTGCCGAAAGCGATGGTTCCCCTGACATTTTGTTACATGACCAATTAAACGCTATTTTTTCTCCTTTTCCTCTTAACCTAAATATCGTTCACATTAACGCTCAGAGTATCCCTGCACATCTCTCTGATATTTCAATGTCCTTCAGTAACAGTCAAGTAGACGCTATCTTGATTTCGGAATCATTCTTAAAACCTTCGCTTCCCTCCGTTCAATTCTCCTTACCCGGCTACAAGTTAATAAGAAACGATAGAACGGGAAAGGGTGGGGGTGGGGTTGCTATTTATCTAAGAACGGGAATCCCATACACGATTGTACTGTCCTCTCCTAACCAATACTCCGAATCCGCTGAATTCCTTTTCCTTGAAATTATCCTTGGCCACTCTAAAGTACTCCTAGGTGTCCTGTATAGTCCCTCAATTCACATTGATTATTTCTCCTCCCTAGACAATATCCTAAACAACCTTTGTACTAACATCTTCTATTgttaggagattttaatacttgtttaataaaaaatgattctcGTTCGAATAAGCTTCTGTCTATTCTGTCGTCCTTAAACTTACATTCCCTCCCTCTGTCTACTACACATCGCTTTCCTAATACTACACCTTCTCTTCTCTATCTGATTATTGTTTCTCTTCCTGATCATGTTGCCAACCACGGTCAATTACCGTCCTGCTTCTCCTATCACGACCTCATATTTGTCTCCTATAATGTCCGCCATTCCAAACGAAAACCTTTATATACCTTTCGTCGTAGCTTCAATCAAATCGACCATGACGAGCTAAAGCGTGATGCTGGTAACATCGACTGGACATCTATCTTAGACGAAGATTGCATTGAGAAGAAGGTCAGCCTCTTTAACACCAAATTGATGGACCTATATTATTGCCATGCTCTTATTAAGCGAATTAAGTTGAAGCACCGACCAGCTCACTGGATCACTTCCGAAATAAAGGAAATGATGCCAAAGCGTGATAAAGCTAAAGCTCGCCTTAGAAAATAGTCGTCTGATGATAACTTGGACCGGTACAGATTACTGCGAAACCGATGCAACAAATTATGTCGTGAAGCGAAGCGTAGATACATCCACGACACTATTCATAATTCTGACAGTAATAAACAGGTCTGGAATTTCCTAAAAACTTTCGGTGTTGGTAAAGTTCCCGTTTCTGGTGACAATTTAGTGGATCTCAATGctttaaattcacatttttagTGGATCTTAAAGGCCAACATCCTTAACAAACAAATGTATTGTCCATCTTCAATTAACAAAGTATCTAGCAGAGTACAATGTACTCTCTGATTTCCAGTCAGGATTTCGGAGAGGTCATAGTACTACTACTGCCCTACTTAAAGTATGCGACGTTTTAACATGGACAACAGACATGTTAGGATCCTGGCATTATTGGACTTCAGTAATGCGTTCAATACGGTTGATTTAGATCTACTGCTGGCAGTGCTTCGGTCGATTAATATCTCTTCCGATGCATGTGAGTGGTTTCGTAGCCACCTGTATGGTCGTCAGCAATGTGTacggattaataataaattatccagCCTCCAATCTCTCTCATCTGGTGTTCTTCAAGGCAGTGTCCTCTCTCcacttttattttccatttttattaatattgtatccCATCTCCTCTCGTCTTCCTTTCATCTTTATGCTGACGACTTGCAGGTCTACGTTTCTGCTCCCTTAACAGGTATCGGAGGGGCTATTGAGAGGCTGAACCAGGAATTGCATAAAATTTGTACTTGGAGCAAGACGTGCGGGCTTCTTGTAAATCCAGATAAATCGCAGGTCATTATTATTGGCAGCTCCAAACTACTTACTAAAGTTGATTACGCCAACCTACCTGCGATCATCTTTAACAATACGCCTTTGTCACTTCTACTTCCTATTTTGGACTACGCagattattgtattttgttatatattatttgtattattaaaaaattaaataaatcagacTTTACAGATATGCATTAAACAAGCTCAAAGTTTTGAATATCAACAAGAAATACAGCAGATACAATTACAGGGAGAAACATCTAAGAAGAGTGGTCTTTCCAAATAAATATGGGATATGGGATAAAAATGGGATTATGAGGGTTGGAGGACGTTTAGAACAGGCTGATATAGGCTATGACATGAAACATCCGGTGATTATTCCTGCTAAGAGTCACCTTAGTAGGTTATTAATCTCTGATGCACATGAGAAAACTATGCATGGCGGACCACAGCTTATGTTAAATTTCTTAAGGACACGGTATTGGATAGTAAGAGCAAAAGAGTTGGTAAAGAAACATTTCAGGAAATGTGTTATATGCATATGTTATATGATACATGCTCCAAATTTTGGAGGCCTCTGGGAGGCAGGTGTAAGGTCTGTCAAAAGGCATTTACGTAAAGTCATTGGAGATAGCACGCTGACTTACGAAGAATTATCTACAGTTCTGACACAGGTGGAGGCTTGTCTAAACTCGCGTCCTTTACTTGTAAATGCGTCCGTACTTTGCGACGACATTAATGACCTACTCCCACTGACACCAGGTCATTTCTTAATAGGAGAACCCATTCTTAATGTAACTGATGTTGATTATTCTGATAAAAAATGTACTGGTCTGGAAAGATGGCATTTAACTCAAAAAATGGTTAACGATTTTTGGAAAAGGTGGTCGAAAGAATATTTGTTAACTTTAGCTAATAGATATAAGTGGAATAAGAAAAACCCAGAGCCTGACATCAATGATGTAGTAGTGTTAAGAGGCGATTTTTTGCCACCCTCTAAATGGCTCTTaggaaaaattgttaaaaatccTCCATCCTGGCCGTGATGATATCACAAGAGTCGTTACCGTAAATGTAAAAATGGATATATTAAACGTCCACTTTTTAAAGTtagtattttaacaaaataaatatgatattgtcACGGTGGGCGGTTATAATTTCCAATGTATTCAATGTTTGTTTATGTtactatagttttattttctttgcgttttgttttcattcgtttttttttgagttgtattttttttttcttaactttACTTGTTGTTGTGTGTGTAAAGCcatactgtaattaaaatgagttAAATTAATGCCTTAATTTTTGAGTCATATCTTTTATGTACTAGCTGTTTGGTTGATTGGGTTAGATTTTAGTTAAGTTTGCTACTTATTACACCTTCCgagtatgttattattttattgtatgtgtatTTTAACTTGAAGGACAAGTCCTTGGTGGGCGGAATgtttgttcatttaatatattaattttattttagttcctTAAGTcaataatagatggcgctgtatgcCAGTTAAATCGCGCTGTCAAGTTATTTTTCTTAGATCTTATACTCGGAAGCAATTTGTATCGGTGTATATAAAATTGAGGAAAATAAAGGAGTTTACATCAAGTGGTGTTGTGTTCCTTACTTTTTGAGTTCCCaaacactaaaaataaaatgaaaactacttcggatattataagttcggaGACAGGTAGattgaagtttgatgcagggTAGTTATCCCTTGattcaacgttcggacgtcGTCGACTGAGGTTGTGTTGAATTGTGCGATAAGATTTTACGATTGAAGATTTAAAACGACACCTGCTTGCcggttttcgttatctctgacgcgtaacatctggactattggctttgtttatcggacacttgttttgtttaagGATTGGTCCTATTGTTGTTGTGGAATAGATCTTTTTAGATCTTAATTgtttcagtttaatatttattattgtatataaatattttcgtttgttttattgttttgtttatagatgTTTTTCGTTTTCGGCGATGGACGTCGACACTGAGTTGTCGTCCGACGCCCTGGTTCGTAGAAAACGGCCTTATGGGGGCCTTGCTATTTATAACTCCGACTCTGAAACGGAGACGGAGATGAGGTTGGCTGCGAAGAGCAAGCCTGCGATTCGCGGCAAAACCGCGAAAGGACGGGGTAGTGGCCTCGCTCGGGCAAAGGCTGAGCTGAAAGCCAAGGCCAGCGAGGCCAGAGAGGAGGCTTTCGAGCGGTCCCTGCGTAGTCGGGCGTTTCGAAAGGACGCTCCACAGGTTGTCGTGGACTCCGAGGAATCCTCATCCTCGGATGTACACACCGAAGATCCCACGAAGATGGGAGCAGAGGAACTCCGGGCACAAGCTGGCCGAAGCGCAGCCCTAATTTTGGAGGTGGCCCAAAAGTCCACCAATTTAAAAGGTGGCTTTGCAAAGAGGCTGAAggagtcggcggctgcactacagggCATTGTAGACGCCTTAGCAGCTCGGACAGAAGCCGAGGAGACGCAAAAGCTCCGTGCCGATAATGGccgcctgcgcaaagaggtggacagcctcaaggccgaggtaAAGGCTCATCGCCGCGAGTTTGCAGAAATGCGGACCAAGGTGGCAGGGGCAAGTGATGCTTCCGGCTCGGCACAGGATGCTCAAATGGAGAGATTTAAAGCCTCCATAATTTCTTCGGTCGGCGACATGATCAACGCACGGTTTGCCGCACTAGAGGAACGGTTGCCTCCCGCAAAAATACATCGCCCTCCGTTAGCTGCGGATAAGAGGCGGGAGGTGGCGCAGCAGAATGCTACGCCCTACACGCAGGCTGTCCAGCCTGCTCCACCGCCGAAAGCTGCACCCGCGCCAAAGCGGGCGCCACCTGCTGTTCCGACGGCATCTATTGCTGGTCCCTCAGGCGTCCAGCCTACGTCGGAGATAATTCCGCCACAGATGGTCCAGGAggtgtcctggtccactgtggtTAAAAAGGGAAAGAAGGGAAAGCCGGCTTCCCTTCCGACTGTTGCAACCACCACAGTTGCGCCTATGGTGCCTAAGGCAGGACAAGCAACTAAGCCTAAGCTGTCCGcgcctcgtacagctgcagtggtattaactctgcagccggaagcggagaagaaaggcatcacgtatgctcaggtcttggagcgcgctgagcagagcgtgaaactccaagaccttgggatcaatggtgggctcaaagttcgacgctcagcgacgggggccagagtgttggagctgccgaaagcacagacggaacaggcagagaaactagccgacaagctccgtacggtgctggatggagtggccaacgttgctcgccccataagaaaggtggacatcaaggtgacagggttagacgactccgtcactaaagataaaattattgccgcaGTCGTTCGCGAGGGGAGTTGCCCCGCTGAAACGGTAAGGTGCGGGGATATTTCACGAGGACCTGGTTCCATGGGTATGGTCTTCGTGTCTTGTCCAATAACTGCGGCAAAAAGCTGGCTGACACCGGTCGTCTTTTGGTTGGGTGGGGCTCGGCCAGAGTGTACGTGatggagcagcgccctctgcgctgctacaagtgcatgggtctaggccatacaaggttgctctgcccattcagtgcggaacgaggaagcctttgctaccggtgcggcgttgatggacacaaatcgtctacatgtaccgggaagctgcgctgcgtagtatgcgcagacgccggcaagccctccgggcacgtgatggggtctaaagaatgtagcccccccatcacgaaaggtaaggtggccCTCGCTACTCAGACTACCAATAACGTCGGACGACGCCAGgctgaggaggaagctgcaatgtcaacatgagcgcagacttcagcttccttcagacgaatatcaaccactgcgccggggctcaggatcttctactgcagtccatggcggagtggcaggtagacctggcggtggcctgtgaaccctactacgtccctcccctacctcactggctgggagacttggacgacaccgtagcggtcctcacgaggagcggaacggggccccccctctcagtcatcgaaaggggttcgggctacgtagtcgtggggtggggggagtacgtcgtcgtcgggacgtacttctcccctaaccgcagcctggctgagttcgagacctatctcggcttggtcagagctgcggtggccaggcagtcgccgaaaccgataatggttctcggcgacttaaacgcgaagtcgcgtgcctggggtaaccctgtcacgaatccgcgagggagggccgtccaggtgtgggccctgctctccaacctgtcccttctcaacaggggacaggttcacacctgcgttcgccatcacgggggttccgtggtggacgtttcgttcgccactgctgtcgtagcacgcagagtggttgattggagagtggaggaggaggtggagactctatcggatcaccggtacatccgatttgagatctccacttctcgcaggccggcggaaccccagagggcgccgaccacgttgccgaggtggtctctcggccaggtcgatcgagagctggtcaaggaggccgcaatcgtgcagcggtggggttccgcagcgaggagggagggcgccagcgcagaggagctggcaggccggatgcgcagttcactcaaggaagtctgcgatgcggccatgcctcggacccggcgcagagttccgcgccgacacgtatactggtggtcgcccgaaatcgccgaccttcgggcgacgtgctgtcgggcacggagggcctacgtccgctgtcgaagacgcaacggcctcgacacggatttggagggacagttgctggacgcctatcgccagctgaaaaaagagctgcagctggcgatacgcaaggccaaggagaaggccagggaggaacttctggcgggtctcaatcgagacccgtgggggcgcccgtaccgcggtgtacgcgggaagttccgcacccaaggcgcccccgtcatcGAGTCGATGCcaccggaactcctccttcgcctggttggggaactcttcccccatccaggcgagcacgtccctccgcagatggcgccccgctccgtgaccgaagacccagtggtttcaccactgattacggagcgggagatggagatggccctcggtcgcttgagggccaggaagacggcgccgggtccggacggggttccagggcgtattctgtgcgacgccctggaatacctaggtgcaaggcttcgggagctattcgacgagtgtctgtgcagcgggcagtttccgaagccttggaaagaagggaagttggtcctgttgccgaaggaaggtcggccgttggattccccttcggcatacaggccaattgtgctgctgaacgagacaggaaaactcttcgagaaggtcctcgcagcccgtctcgttcagcacctcgaggaggtcggtccgggtctctcggaggcgcagtacggattcagggcgggccgatcgacagtcgacgccctgaatgccctgaagactcggacgacggaagcggtggcccgggggcaggtcgtcctggctgtgtcgcttgacgtggcgaacgccttcaacagtctccctttcgagacgatacgggaggcactccgataccatggggtgccgacctatctgaggagactgctggaggcgtacctccaggacagggagatcctctgggcgggggtcgatgggaggatcgtccggcatcgagtgggctgcggcgttccacaggggtcggtcctcggcccaattctatggaacgtcggtttcgactggctcctgcgggctcccgtccttcccgggatgggggtgttgtgttatgctgacgacactctcgtcacggcgattggacgggacttccgggaggcggctcgccttgccgaagtcggaacggctctcaccgtggaccgcatgggaatgctgggcttgagggtctccatatccaaaacggaggccctcctctttcacggtccacgaaaaggacccccacgaggggcgagtatcaccgtccaggggacggttatcaatgtgcaggcccagatgaagtatctgggcctgatcctgaacggacgatggagcttcgggcagcattttgttcatctcagcccaaggctcatcaacgccgctgccgctcttggtcgcctccttccgaatgtgggagggccggggtcgctatgccggcgtctttattccggcgtagtgaggtcgatggcgctgtacggtgccccgatctggatagacgccctcaccgctaaaaattgggctctgctgcgaaagccgcagagggtcatagcggtgagaggcatcagagggtaccgtacggtgtcgtggactgcggcgacacttctcgcgggcgatccgccctgggagctccaggcggaggtgctcgcggaagtgtaccggttccgggtcgaggcgagggaccgcggcgaccgtccagggtcggcggagatcgggcggatcagggctctagcccagcaagccctgatcgcccgatggcaggaggatctggggactcccacggcgggcctagcgacagtggaggcgatccgtccccacttgagtcgctgggtcgagaggaagcacggcacactgtcgtatagaatgacgcaggtacttaccggacacggatgcttcggtaagtacctgcacgggatagcgcggcgggaggagtcaccctcctgtcacgagtgtggtgcgccagtggacacggcgtaccacacc from Vanessa cardui chromosome W, ilVanCard2.1, whole genome shotgun sequence carries:
- the LOC124542794 gene encoding actin cytoskeleton-regulatory complex protein PAN1-like gives rise to the protein MDVDTELSSDALVRRKRPYGGLAIYNSDSETETEMRLAAKSKPAIRGKTAKGRGSGLARAKAELKAKASEAREEAFERSLRSRAFRKDAPQVVVDSEESSSSDVHTEDPTKMGAEELRAQAGRSAALILEVAQKSTNLKGGFAKRLKESAAALQGIVDALAARTEAEETQKLRADNGRLRKEVDSLKAEVKAHRREFAEMRTKVAGASDASGSAQDAQMERFKASIISSVGDMINARFAALEERLPPAKIHRPPLAADKRREVAQQNATPYTQAVQPAPPPKAAPAPKRAPPAVPTASIAGPSGVQPTSEIIPPQMVQEVSWSTVVKKGKKGKPASLPTVATTTVAPMVPKAGQATKPKLSAPLVREGSCPAETVRCGDISRGPGSMGMVFVSCPITAAKSWLTPVVFWLGGARPECT
- the LOC124542393 gene encoding uncharacterized protein LOC124542393 — encoded protein: MSADFSFLQTNINHCAGAQDLLLQSMAEWQVDLAVACEPYYVPPLPHWLGDLDDTVAVLTRSGTGPPLSVIERGSGYVVVGWGEYVVVGTYFSPNRSLAEFETYLGLVRAAVARQSPKPIMVLGDLNAKSRAWGNPVTNPRGRAVQVWALLSNLSLLNRGQVHTCVRHHGGSVV
- the LOC124542793 gene encoding uncharacterized protein LOC124542793 is translated as MSSKKKLECCLRSPNSTEVMSCYGCKKRYHYNCISTSKTCFNELSENYKTTWLCPTCARPKRDNTNTPIRTSLTTSEDHDNQTCNVTLRIKDNERKVIEKITSDLPLHEVRYIVREEMKSLLDVFKKSILDEFTTKTNEVLASINFLEDQYENIKKDLSARNEVIKTLQLENKTLHSKVNDLQTRLTLVENQSRASNLEIQCIPEHRSENITSTVKQLAANVKYNLSDTDIQSCSRIMKINKESPRPRSVLVKFSSPRVRDNFLAATIAFNKQAKCKEDKLNTSHLGIGGNKQPIYVTEHLPPATKALHAEARIKAKELKYEFVWIKNGRVFMRKSKSSDYKIIKSSESLLNLS